The Vidua chalybeata isolate OUT-0048 chromosome 21, bVidCha1 merged haplotype, whole genome shotgun sequence genome contains a region encoding:
- the NTMT1 gene encoding N-terminal Xaa-Pro-Lys N-methyltransferase 1, with amino-acid sequence MTSEVVENEFEFYSKAEKYWKDVPATVDGMLGGYGHISSIDINSSRKFLQRFLRDGPNRTGTTRALDCGAGIGRITKRLLLPLFKTVDMVDVTEDFLTKAKSYLGEEGRRVRNYFCCGLQDFSPEPNSYDVIWIQWVIGHLTDNHLSDFLKRCRAGLRPNGIVVIKDNMAQEGVIMDDVDSSVCRDLDVVHKIIRRAGLHLLAEERQENFPDEIYHVYTFAMR; translated from the exons ATGACCAGCGAGGTGGTGGAGAACGAGTTTGAGTTTTACTCCAAGGCAGAGAAGTACTGGAAGGATGTGCCCGCCACGGTGGATGGCATGCTGGGGGGCTACGGCCACATCTCCAGCATCGACATCAACAGCTCCAGGAAGTTCCTGCAGAGGTTTCTGCGG GATGGCCCCAACAGGACGGGGACAACCCGTGCTCTGGACTGCGGGGCTGGCATTGGCCGGATCACCAagcggctgctgctgcccctcttCAAGACAGTGGACATGGTGGATGTGACAGAGGACTTCCTCACCAAGGCCAAGAGCTACCTGGGCGAGGAGGGCAGGCGAGTGCGCAACTACTTCTGCTGCGGCCTCCAGGACTTCAGCCCTGAGCCAAACTCCTATGATGTCATCTGGATCCAGTGGGTCATCG gACATCTCACTGACAACCACCTCTCCGACTTCCTGAAGCGCTGCCGTGCCGGCCTGCGGCCCAACGGCATCGTGGTCATCAAGGACAACATGGCTCAGGAGGGTGTGATCATGGACGATGTGGACAGCAGCGTCTGCCGGGACCTGGACGTGGTCCATAAGATCATCCgcagagctgggctgcaccTCCTGGCAGAGGAGCGCCAGGAGAACTTCCCTGATGAGATCTACCACGTCTACACCTTTGCCATGAGATGA